aactacaaaaatctctgaaactggaaacacctatctccctcactagctttaagcaccagctgtcagagcagctcatagattactgcacctgtacataacccatctacaatttagcccaaacaactacctctttacctactgtatttatttattaatttattttgctcctttgcaccccattatttctgtctctactttgcactttcttccaatgcaaaccaaccattccagtgttttttttagtttttattttacttgctgtgttgtactcacttcgcctccatggcctttttatatttttatttatttatacatatatctgtttgccttcacctcccttatctcacctcacttgctcacattgtatatagacttatttttttatctttttcactgtattatatgtttgtttttactccatgtgtaactatgtgttgttgtatgtgtcgaactgctttgctttatcttggccaggtcgcaattgtaaatgagaacgtgttctcaatttgcctacctggttaaataaaggttaaataaataaaaataaaaaaataacaattccTGAGTCTTGAGATAAGTATCTATTTTTATTTTCTTATTGTCTTTATTCAGCATGATCTTTATTAATATGCACTGTCATCATAAATTGTCTCCGTAGGTTCGGGAAGTCTTTGACGAGTCCCCCTTCTTTGTACCGAACAACAGTGTCTCCATAATGAATGGAACAAATGAAGGTATGTCACTTTGTTGGTGCCACAaacatttgtctttcattttcttTTATGGCACTGTGGTATTGTGGGTATGTTGATAAAGAGGAAAACTGTAGAAATTGCTTAGATTAGCTAAACGCTGCAGTATTGTCAAACCAGGTGGTTGGTATCTCCCAACACTGTCCTCGTAACATGTGTTTATAAGAGCTCTATCGCTACCTCATAGAGCAATTAAATAACCTTGTCTGGGTTGTCCTTCCCACACTCAATATTAAGTGATCCTCCACATCACTCATTAAGACACCCGCACCAACTTCTGTTTCATCAGATGTGCAATTCATTAGCCTCACTTTATGAGAGCCATAACATGAGCTCTGAGACAGTAGTAATGACCTGGGTTGGTCTATCCATGTCAGACAAATATTGCTAATGTAACAGCTGCTAAATGAATGAAAACTAGTATAACCTCCAATATCTTAACTGACACTCTGAACTGCATGTGTTCAAATGGCAATATGTATCAGTAACTTCCAACAACACGATTACAAAGGCAACAATTGCATATGATTTGGCTCGAGTGAATGTTTTACTCATACACTCTCCATCTACTCTCTCTTGTAGGAGTCCTGGCCTGGGTAACAGTGAACTTTTTGACAGGTAAGACATTGCTCATGTTTTGTTAAGGTGGTGTTAATGGTCAGGGGGGTCATTTCTGAGGTTTAAACACTGTACACAGTTGCAGAGCAGTGAaagtctcctgtctgactgtcttGAATGTTGGCCACCATCTGGTCACGATGGGATGCAAAATTCCCTCACTTTTTACACAGAGTTAGTGTAACATTTATTTTAAAACCTATCCTATGCCCAAAATGATAGCCGCCGTGTTAAACAAatctttgtcttgatgacagctttgcacactcttggcattctctcaaccagcttcatgaggtagtcacctggaatgcattttaattaacaggtgtgccttgttaaaagtacatttgtggaatttctttccttcttaatgcgtttgagccaatcggttgtgttgtgacaaggtatggatggtatacagaagatagcactatttggtaaaagaccaagtccatattatggcaagaccagctcaaataagcaaagagaaacgacagtacatcattactttaagacatggtcagtcaatgcggaaaatttcaagaactttgaaagtttgcagtgacaaaaaccatcaagcgctataatgaaacttgcgcttatgaggaccgccacaggaaaggaagactcagagttacctctgctgcagaggataagttcattagagtttccagcgtcagaaattgcagcccaaatacatttttcacagagttaaagtaacagacacatctcaacatcaactgttcagaggtgactgcgtgaatcaggccttcatggtcgaattgctgcaaagaaaccactactaaaggacaccaacaaaaagaacagacttgcttgggccaagaaacacgagcaatggacattagaccagtgtaaatctgtcttttggtctgatgagtccaaatttgagatttttggttccaaccgtcgtgtctttgtgagacacagagtaggtgaacggatgatctccgcatgtgtggttcccacaatgaagcatggtggaggaggtgtgatggttcgttgctggtgacactgtctttatttatttagaattcaaggcacacttaaccatcatggctaccacagcatactGCAGtgacacgccatcccatctggtttgcgcttagtgggactataatttgtttttcaacaggacaatgacccaacacacctccaggctgtgtaagggctatttgatcaagaaggagagtgatggagtgctgcatcagatgacctggcctccacaatcacccgactttaacccaattgagatggtttgtgaggagttggactgcagagggaaggaaaagcagccaacaagtgctcagcatatgtgggaactactacaagactgttggaaaagcattccaggtgatgctggttgagagaatgccaagagtgcgcaaagctgtcaaggcaaaaggtggctactttgaagaatctcaaatataaaaaaagaacacttttttggttactacgtgattccatatgtgttattttatagttttcatgtgttcactatttttctacaatgtagaaaatcataaaaataaagaaaaacccttgaatgagtaggtgtgtccaaacttttgactggtactgtatacagttgaagtcggaagttgacatacacttaggttggagtcattaaaactagttttcaaccacaccacacatttcttgttaacaaactatagtttttgcaggtcggttaggacatctactttgtgcatgacacaagtaatgtttccaacaattttttacagacagattatttcacttataattcactgtatcacaattccagtgggtcagaagtttacatacactaagttgactgtgtctttaaacagcttggaaaattccagaaaattatgtaatggctttagaagcttctgttaggctaattgacataatttgagtcaattggaggtgtacctgtggatgtatttcaaggcctaccttcaaactcagtgcctctttgcttgacataatgggaaaatcaaaagaaatcagccaagacctcagagaaaacATTCTAGACCTTCACAagtatggttcatccttgggagcaatttctaaatgcctgaaggtaccatgttcatctgtacaaacaataggacgcaagtataaacaccatgggaccacacaaccgtcataccgctcaggaaggagatgcgttctggcCCCTAGAGATTAGCgtatttggtgcgaaaagtgcaaatcaatcccagaacaacagcaaaggaccttgtacaaggtacaaaagtatctatatccgcagtaagacgagtcctatatcgacataacctgaaaggccgctcagcaaggaagaagccagactacggtttgcaactacacatggggacaaagatggtactttttggagaactgtcctctggtctgatgaaacaaaaatataactgttttgccataatgaccatcgttatgtttagaggaaaaatggggatgcttgcaagctgaagaacaccatcccaaccgtgaagcacgggggtggcagcatcatgttgtgggggtgctttgctgcaggagggtctggtgcacttcaccaaatagatggcatcatgaggaggaaaattatgtggatatattgaagcaacatctcaagacatttgtccggaagttaaagcttggtcgcaaatgggtcttccaaatggacaatggcttaaggcaaaatggcttaaggacaacaaagtcaaggtattagagtggccatcacaaagccctgcctcaatcccatagaaaatttgtgggcagaactgaaaaagcgtgtgcgagcaaggatgcctacaaacctgactcagttacaccagctctgtcaggaggaatgggccaaaattcacccaacttattgtgggaagctcgtggaaggctacccgaaacgtttgacccaagttaaacaatttaaaggcaatgctaccaaatactaattgagtgtatgtaaacttctgatccactgggaatgtgatgaaagaaataaaagctgaaataaatcattctctatgctattattcacattcttaaaataaaggggtgatcctaactgacctaagacagggaatatttactacgatttaaatgtcaggaattgtggaaaactgagtttaaatgtatttggctatggtgtatgtaaacctccgacttcaactgtatctattaGAATGCCTGTCTTTGTCTCAAGCGGGTGGTTGGAAAATGAATGAATTCTAAATGCAGTATGTGGTCAATGTACAGTACCTGTATGTTCTACTTTCTGTTTATAATGTTGATGATGAATAGCATCCTGTCTATAGTGTTCTATTTCCAATTCTATGTGTTTGACTTTCCATCTGTTTGCTTTAGGTCACTTGTATGCCAAAACCAGGAAGACAGTGGGGATCCTGGACTTGGGTGGAGGATCTACCCAGATCACTTTCCTTCCAAAATCAAAGGTAAATGTTTAACTGAACTCCACTGATGTTTTATGAAGATTTAGATAACCATTGCTATTTAATTAGACATtactcaacccctctctctgtacccATAGAAAACAGTTTTCACTGCCCCAGCCAGTTACATTGCCAACATCAACATGTTCAACCACACTCTACAACTCTATACTCACAGGTGGGTAAACAAGCATTGGTGCAGAATTTATAGTACAGATCTTCATTTTGTAGGAAATTAATCATGctgtaacaggaaatgtgaattattatgtggattatagttCATGGAAatatttgtaggggttgatacatttttcgtaaaggAAAATCAAGtcggaaatttcaaagtggaaattacaaacttcagaagcctttttaaaactcaaacaCACTACAAGTTGTACATTTTCCTtttgcccccagaacagcctcaatttgttggagcatggactctacaaggtgtcaagcgttccacagggatgctggcccatgttgactccaacatgttgacactgttgtgtcaagttggcggGATGCCATttgggtggaccattcttgatacacacaggaaactgttgagcgtgataaACCCAGCAACGTTGCGGTTCTTGACACAccgttgcgcctggcacctaccataccccgttcaaaggcacttaaatattttgtcttgaccattcaccctcttaatggcacacatacacaatccgtgcctcaattgtctcaaagcttaaaaatccttctttaacctgtctcctccccttcatctacactgattgaagtggatttaacaagtgacatcaataagggatcatagctttcacctggaatcacctacgtcatggaaagagcacatgttcttaatgttttgtatactcattgTATATCATGGCATGCAATGAAAATAGCATACTCACAATACCTTGGCATTGTCATGAATGTATTCTGAATATCTGTCCTCATTCAGCTACCTTGGAAATGGACTTGTAGCCGCTCGATTGGCAACTCTTGGGGCTTTGGGGGCTGATGGTAATTTGAATTGTCATACAGTATTTGCTTAGCTATTCAAGCTAGGCAACTGCAGTCATCTGTTCAGGCTGGATAAATACATTTGTATAATGCTGCAAGACACACTAGATTTCTATAAATCAGACACACTATTTAACTGTCATCCTCGTTGGGGACAATGCAATAACCAATCTGGTTTACTCTTTCAGGTCTGGATTGGAAAGTTTTCACAAGTTCCTGTCTACCCAAGAAATTCAGAGAGGACTGGACTTTTGGTGGAATCACCTACAAAGTTAGTGGAATTCCTGACGGTAAGCACAAGATTAAACATACACTTTTGataatattacattttttataatcCTCGAAACTAGAAATAAATTATTCAGTCTCAGAGCGCAATGTTAGAGTTTAGTTCAGTCTGAGTTGAGAACATTTTCCCACTGGACAGTGcagaatgcatgttttgtcaTTCTTTCTCTTTGCATGCAGACTTTAAACAGTTATAATAGAGCAAGCCTTGTGTTTAAATGAAAGGAAAATTGTGAGTTAACTCCGTAAATAATGCAACACTCCCATACCACGGTCATGTAGACAAAAGATACTGGGTTAGTCCCTGAGCTGTAATTTTTTCTGTGTAAGGAGAGGCTTGATGTTGACCGCTTACAATTATGTGGTAAAAATAGATAACCCAACAGGCGTGTGCTAGTCTTGTCAGCACTTGGTTTCCCCGGTTGTAACCAACAAACCAATCCCAGGGTGCTGTGAAAGTATCCTTTTGGGGTTTTTCTAGTGTAGAGTCCTGGAGAGCCCATAGCCTCAACCCCATTTTGACATCATAAAGAGGCTCCGGGTTCTCCCAGTGCATTGCACCACAAGCATGCAGCAAACTCAGTTATTTTACTCTCATTTAAAAATAAACCTTTTATTGTTGGTGCCAATTTAAAATTATTCGGACTTGTTAACAATTGACTTGAGTTATGTTGTCATGAAGCTGACGTAACTCTATACTTTTATGATACTTGCCTTGAAGATTCAGTAGAGTTTGTGATAGATACTAATGATTATTTTGATgttatctgtgtgtgtctccaggCTATGCAGGTTACAAGCTGTGTTACTATGAGGTGATGAGGGTGGTGAAAGGCATCGTGCACCAGCCGTTTGAGGTGAAGGGCAGCAGCATCTTCTATGCCTTCTCCTACTACTTCGACAGAGCTGTGGAGTCAGGCCTCATCGGTGAGTAGACAGACCAGATACAAAACCACCATTCAGAAAGCATCCAGTTAAACCCCATAATGATATGAAAGGATTAAagtaaaaaaatgaataaaatgttTAGTTATTTTCTCCTCATATACATTTAACTGTAGTTTTTAGGATTTGCTTAGAAAACTGAAATGACAGCTGTTGTTGCAGATGAGAATAagtataaatgttttgttttccagATGGCAGTCGCGGTGGTATGGTAGAAGTCAGGGATTTCAAGAAGAGAGCCAAAGAAGGTGAGTGCTAGGCTTTTCCCCTCAGAAACATGGTGACTATATTGATGCAGTACACAGTGTACAAACAAGAAATGTTGGTGCTTATTTGCATGTTAGACTCAACAATCTCACGGGCCTTACAAAACATCAGTTCCTCACCACAAAATCCTGCTGTAAAAATACACGCTGTTCTACCTTACACAAACACTCAACCTTGTTTGTGCCCAAACATCTTGGCACTACTGTAACCTAACCTGGAACATTGGCACTTTCGTCTGCCATTTCCAATATAACCAAGGACCATCAGATGAAATGTCTGATTCATAACTGTTCTCAGAGCATTAACAAATATGTTGATATTTGACATACACATTGACATTTAGCTACTTAACACATTTACAGTAATCTGATGTGGAAAGTGCTCTGGCACGTTAGATTGACATATAGCCTGGGTAAATCTGTTAGAGCGCGTGGCACAATAAATGCCTGTGCTAGATTTTCAGCTAGCAGGAACAAGTTGGTGTGTTATGTAAAGTCTGTTTGCATTGCGAAAACAGTCATATGGCCTTGATGAACACGTCAGGCGTTGGGCAGGTTGGCAGGCAGTTGACCTGGGCAGCTGTGAGCTCGCTCTCTCGTACCTGACAGCCACACAACACCAACCTGACCTGGGGGCTGAGCCTGAGACACACTGTGTACAGCTAGTCTGTTGGCTCTGCCACCGATCCCCAGAATCACCAACATGTGCAGACCCTCAGCACTTGACTCTTCTCACACCCCCTTTCTCAGTCAgctaaacaaacaaaataaaccaAACAAGATGACCAGCTTTCTATTATGTGGTGTACAGGTTAGAGGTTGTCTGCTGCTTGACCCCACATGAGACATGATACAAGATGTCTCAAAATATGCCCACGCGTGCTGTCGTCATAAAACTCAGCATTAGCAGGACAGAACTATGTTACTGTTAAGTAAATTCTTGTTAAATATCCACCAAATAAGGTGAATACATAATATTTATATCACAGTGCTCTCTGCCCTTTGTGATTTGTTGTTAATGTAGTGCCTACCTGATTTGTTTTCAGTGTGCAACAAGATGACCAAGTACCGTCCCATCAGTCCCTTCCTCTGCATGGATATGACATATATCACCTGCCTGTTGAAGGAGGGCTTTGGCTTCAAGGACAACACAATGCTGCAGGTGAGACAGGAACAGGTCACTGGGCACAAAGGTAGGGGACAGGCACCAAGACGTTAATAAGTCAAAACTTAACAAACATTGTTTTTTGTTCTGCTCCACAGCTCGCCAAGAAGGTGAACAACGTTGAGACAAGTTGGGCCTTGGGAGCCACATTTGATCACTTTAACAACCTCAACATCCACTAAGGGCAGCTATCCTAACTGTCTGCAGGCACTGAGAGGGACAGCCTGTTACTTGGGGCATCTCCTCTGCCACCGACCCCTGACTAGCCCCTCCCTCCTGCTCAGCAGCACTGCCACGCTCCTCCAGcctacccctcccctccctccctcaatctcCTGCAAATAATCCAAGAACTGTTGAC
This Salvelinus fontinalis isolate EN_2023a chromosome 16, ASM2944872v1, whole genome shotgun sequence DNA region includes the following protein-coding sequences:
- the LOC129812911 gene encoding ectonucleoside triphosphate diphosphohydrolase 5-like; amino-acid sequence: MALQMLLLTVMSMSVLAWNFQAEATYHPRQTVHHEHSANMENLLPENLLLEVVPKVLPEVLLEVSHPVNLSRTFYGIMFDAGSTGTRIHIYTFIQKDPVELPVLDNEMYHAVKPGLSAYKDKPEEGGNTIRALLKVAKKTVPEDEWKQTPVVLKATAGLRLLPEEKANALLDEVREVFDESPFFVPNNSVSIMNGTNEGVLAWVTVNFLTGHLYAKTRKTVGILDLGGGSTQITFLPKSKKTVFTAPASYIANINMFNHTLQLYTHSYLGNGLVAARLATLGALGADGLDWKVFTSSCLPKKFREDWTFGGITYKVSGIPDGYAGYKLCYYEVMRVVKGIVHQPFEVKGSSIFYAFSYYFDRAVESGLIDGSRGGMVEVRDFKKRAKEVCNKMTKYRPISPFLCMDMTYITCLLKEGFGFKDNTMLQLAKKVNNVETSWALGATFDHFNNLNIH